In Pueribacillus theae, the DNA window CGGCAGCTGCACGTTACCGCAGCCTAGAGTGACTCGATGATTGATGGTTTAATGAACATCATGATGAGTAATCAGGGTGGCACCACGATCTATTCGTCCCTATTCGGATGAATAGATTTTTTTATTTCAATTTTAATTGAAAGGAAGAAATAAGATGAAAACCATTTTTTCAGGGATTCAACCGAGCGGTACATTAACCATTGGAAACTATCTCGGTGCGATGAAACACTTTGTTGGTTTGCAAGAAGAAAATGATTGTTATTTTTGTATCGTCAACCAGCATGCGATCACCGTTCCCCAGGAAAAGAAAACACTTAAAGAAAACACACGGAGTCTTGCGGCTCTTTACATTGCTTCTGGAATTGATCCGGATCGTTCAACGCTTTTTGTGCAATCCGAAGTGCCTGCGCATGCGCAGTTAGGCTGGATGTTGCAATGTGTGGCATATATTGGAGAACTTGAAAGAATGACGCAATTTAAGGATAAGTCTGAAGGAAAAGAAGCAGTATCTGCAGGGTTGCTGACATACCCTCCATTAATGGCCGCAGATATTTTACTCTACAGTACGGACATTGTTCCGGTCGGCGAAGATCAAAAACAGCACATTGAGCTTACAAGAGATCTTGCAGAACGGTTTAATAAACGATACAACAATATTTTTAAAATACCCGAGGCTCAAATTCCTAAAGTCGGGGCAAGAATCATGTCCCTTCAAAATCCATTAAAAAAAATGAGCAAGTCTGATGAAAACATAAAAGGTTTTATCAGCATGCTTGATACAGAAAAACAAATCATAAAGAAAATAAAAAGCGCGCAAACGGACTCAGACAATTCGATTAAATATGATAAAGAAAACAAGCCGGGGATCTCGAATTTATTGTCGATTTATTCACTATGCTCAAATGAATCGATTGAATCGATTGAACAAAAATATAGCGGGAAAGGATATGGCGAATTTAAAACAGACCTTGCCGAAGTCGTTGTCAATACGTTAAGACCGATTCAAGAAAAATATTTCGAATTAATTGATTCCGAAAAACTCGATGATATTCTTGACCACGGGGCAGAAAAAGCGAGCGAAACCGCGAATAAAATGCTAAGAAAAGCGGAACGCGCAATGGGACTTCAAAGAAAGTAAACACAAGTACTTTCTATTTGTTCACTTTTTACATATTTCATTTGGTGTAAATACAGCTTTTCAGTGCTAAATCAATAGATCATCGTTTCACTATAAAAAGCTGTTCGCACTAAGCGAACAGCTTTTTAATTAACTTGTGTCCCTTCTTCCAATTCCCACATTTTCTCAAAGAAAGAATGTCCCTTTATTAATTTTTCACATATTTTATAATGTTTGACACTCCACCCTTGCTCAAGCGCATGAAAAAGCTGGTTCCATGCCTCATCAAAGTCCATTAATTGAAATTCAATATAGCGTTCAGGCTGCCATTCTGTCAACCAATAGCGTATTTCCGCTACATTTCCTGTTGTATAGAGATGATCAAGTGCCATAAAGAGGAGTTGTTTTAACTGCCTTTCTTTACGGGTTAGGCCAATCATGCTATCAGGGCTCGGGGATAAAATATGGTATTCCTTGTTTAATGCTGATTTTTCAAAAAAATATTTTTTTGCTTTTTCTTTTTCTACCATTTCAATAACAGCTTTTTCCTGACGGGGAATGAGGCGGCTTTTTCTGATTGGGATTTTATAACCAAGCGTGTTTACAGCAAGCACATTCATTCCGTCCGTCGCGATAAAACAATATTCAATTTGTGTACGGTAGCTATTTTTCCTTACGTACGATTTGTTATAGATTTCCTCTAATAATTCATCTGGGATATCTAAAAGCTCATTTTCAATATATAAAAATAAGGGACGTTCAAGCTTTACAACAGGCACCTGATCAATGACTTCGATAAAGTCATCTTTTCTCCACTCATGAAAAGAGCACACATTATACCCATTTTCTTCTCCTTCAAACCAATTCACCCAAACATCGTTTAAAAACAACATTTGTAACCCCTCACTTTAGAACTGTTTCTCAAGAACGTTTGTTGTAAAAACAGTATAGTCAGGAAAATCTTGTTTTATTCTCATTTTCAGCCTATTCTTGTCCATTTTTTAGTCTTTTCCAGATGGAAAGTAAATACTGCCAGTTATAAGTGCGATTCCAATAGAAAACAAATAAGGTTCCGGTTGAGTTAAAATAAATTCGAAATATTTCGCAAGGCCATGCCCAGTTGTAATAATATTTAAGTAAGCGATAAGGGTTACACCAGATATTACAGAGAGGCCAAATCCGACCATTAGAAGAAAAAAACGAAAAATCATTGTTTATCCCATTCCACAGCATTCGTTTTCATCGTTAAACGAACACTCCCTTTTTCAATCGACCTTCATATTCCATTCATATGGGACAACCTCCCTTATTATTCTTGTGAAAGCCATTAAACGGCTGCGGCGTGGTAAATAGTAGTTAAAATGGTAAGATTGTCCAACCAATCAACAAATGAAAAATGCAGCCGCCTTATTTTTAGACGGGCTGCATTCAACCGTTATGTTTCATATTATTCATTATATGCTTTAAAAATTAAGGTTGCATTATGTCCGCCAAATCCGAGGGAATTTGATAAAACCGCCTTTATTTCTTTCTCTCTCGCTTCATTGGGGACATAATCAAGGTCACAGTCGGGATCCGGCGTTTGATAATTGATCGTTGGCGGTATAATTCCTTCTTTGATTGCTTTAATTGAAAAGATTGCTTCTGCTGCACCGCCCGCACCAAGTAGATGGCCAGTCATTGATTTTGTTGAACTTACCGCAAGCTTATACGCGTGGTCACCAAAGACTGTTTTGATCGCGATCGTTTCGAACTTGTCATTGTACTCTGTGCTCGTCCCGTGAGCATTGATATAATCAATTTCTTCAGGATTCATATTCGCATCTTGCAGTGCCTGCCTCATTGCACGGACGCCGCCTTCTCCTTCAGGCGCAGGAGCTGTAATGTGGTAAGCATCCCCAGTCGATCCGTATCCGACGATTTCGGCGTAAACTCTTGCTCCCCGTTTTTTTGCAGATTCGAGTGACTCCAAGATGAGAATTCCTGCACCTTCACCCATAATAAATCCATCACGGTCTGCATCAAAAGGCCTGCAAGCTGTTTCAGGATCAGGATTAAAAGAGAGCGCCTTCGCCGAACTAAAACCTGCTAAAGCCATAGAAGTAATCGGAGCTTCTGCACCGCCGGTAATCATAACATCCGCATCACCACGCTGAATCACTTTAAAGGCATCGCCGATTGAATTCGTTCCAGTAGCACACGCCGTTACAGTACATGAGTTGATCCCTTTCGCACCTAAAATAATTGATACTTGCCCTGATGCCATATCAGGAATAAGCATTGGAACGAAAAAAGGGCTGACACGGCGGTAACCTTTTTTTTGAAAAATTTCAAACTGCTCTTCGTACGTTTCCATCCCGCCGATACCAGAGCCAATCCAGACACCTACTCTTGTCGCATTCTCTTCTGTAATTTCTAACTCTGCATCTTTCACCGCCATTAAAGAGGAAGCAACTGCAAATTGAGTAAACCGATCCATTTTTCTCGCTTCTTTCCGATCAATAAATGCTGTCGGATCAAAATCATTTACTTCTCCTGCTACTTTTACCGGAAAATTATCCGGATCTATTCTTGATAATTTGCCGATGCCAGACACGCCATTGATTGCATTTTCCCAAGTCGTTTCAGCATTTAATCCTAGTGGCGTTACGGCCCCTATTCCAGTAATAACAACTCGATTCTTATCCATTACCATTATACCTCTCCTTCTCGCGAAACTATATACTGCTTATTTTCCCCAACGAAGAGCCATCGCTCCCCAAGATAGTCCACCGCCAAAGCCTACCATTACTATTACGTCGCCATCTTTTATTTTTCCTTCTTTTACAGCTTCATAAAGTGCGATAGGAATGGTGGAAGAAGACGTATTTCCATATTTATTTACAGTATAGGCCATTTTTTCCAATGGTACGTCTAGTCTCTGTCTGGCAGATTCCATAATTCTTAAGTTGGCCTGATGTGGAATAAAGTAATCAATATCATCTTTGGTGAGATTGGCGTCCTCAATCACTTTTAAAGAAGATTCTCCCATTTGGCGAACCGCAAATTTAAACACTTCACGGCCATTCATATAAATAAAATCACCATCTTGGAAAAGGTGCTTCTTCCCTCTCCCATCTGTTCCCAAATCAAAAGAAAGGATGCCCTTCCTATCACTAACAGGGCCAATAATCGCTGCACCAGCTGCATCGCCAAATAGCACACAAGTATTTCGGTCGGTGTAATCTGTTATTTTGGAAAGCTTCTCAACTCCAATAACAAGAACATGCTTCGCAACACCTGTTTCAACAAATTGCTTTGCTGTTACCACCGCATAAATAAAACCGGCACATGCCGCGCTTACATCCATTGCAGGCACTTGGCGCGCGCCAATATTATGCTGTACCATTGAAGCAACGGAAGGAAAACCATGATCAGGTGTCACAGTAGCGACAAGAATCATATCAATGTCTTCAGCAGTCAGCCCTGCATCGCTGATTGCTTTTTCAGCAGCAAAAGTTGCCATGTGAGAAGTATTGACTTCATCACTTGCAATTCTTCTCTCTTCAATTCCTGTCCGTGTACGAATCCACTCATCCGATGTGTCAACCATGTTTTCCAAATCTTTGTTCGTTAATATCCGTTCAGGCAAATACCTGCCGAGCCCTAAAATCCCCACATTCATAGCAAATCTCCTTTGTAATTATTAATTACTATCAAATATTATGATCTGGTACTAATTTTAATTCATTTGTTTTTATTTGACAAGGAAAAAAGAGAGGCAGCTAACTCGCTACCTCTCTACATTCTATATAGAGACATATTATCCTTCCAACAATAATGTTTCAGGATCTTCAATCATTTCTTTTACTTTCACGAGAAAACGAACGGCTTCACTTCCATCAACAATCCGGTGGTCGTAAGAAAGTGCGATATACATCATTGGTCGAATTTCCATCTTGTCTCCGACAGCGATTGGGCGATTTTGGATGGAGTGCATCCCTAAGATTCCAACCTGCGGCGCATTGAGAATCGGAGTCGACATAAGCGAACCAAAAATGCCGCCATTTGTAATTGTAAATGTTCCACCTTGTAAATCACTTAATGACAATTTATTGTTGCGGGCTTTTGTAGCAAGATCTGCAATTTCTTTCTCGATTTCTGCAAACGTAAGTTTATCAGCGTCCCGAACAACTGGTACAACAAGGCCTTCCTCAGCCGAAACAGCAACGCCAATATCATAGTATTTTTTGAGAAGCATTTCATCGCCTTGAATCTCGGCGTTGATTCTTGGGAAAGCTCGCAATGCACCAACAACAGCTTTCGTAAAGAATGACATAAAGCCAAGTTTCACATCATGCTGTTTAAGAAACTGCTCTTTGCGGCGGTTGCGCAATTCAAAGATTGCTGTCATATCTACTTCGTTAAACGTAGTAAGCATTGCAGCGGTATGCTGGACTTCAACAAGCCTTTTTGCAATCGTTTGGCGGCGGCGTGACATGCGGACGCGCTCAACAGGCCTTGCATTATCTGTTGTCTGTCCGGTAGCAGCCGGCCGGCTTGGAGCTGGCGTTTGTTGAGGCTGTGAAGGTTTTGCAGGTGTTGGCTCAGTTCCGTGAGATTTCACATCTTCTACTCGAACTCTGCCAAGCGGGTCCCGGCTTTTCACTTCAGTGAGATCAATGCCTTGTTCCCTAGCTTGCCTCCTTGCAGCCGGTGAAGCAATTGGGCTGTTTATGCTGCGCTGTCCAGGCTCGAAAGTGGATTCTGATTTCGAGCTAGGTGCTTCTTTCACTTCATTATGCTCAGCAGGCGGCTCTTGCGCTGCTGGCGCAACAGGTTCAGGTTGTTCTTCTTGTTTTGCGCCGGATGAAGCAGCTTCCCCACTTTCATCGACTATTGCAATTGTTTCCCCTACTTGTACGGTGTCGCCCACTTCTTTCAGCAATTCTTTGACGACGCCGGAATTGTCTGCATTTACTTCAATATTCACTTTGTCAGTTTCTAAGACCGCAATTGGTTCACCTTGCTCAACCGCCTCACCAGGATTTTTTAACCATTCTGCAATCGTTCCTTCTGTAATCGATTCTGCCAATTCTGGTACAACAATATTAATCACAATTACTTACTCCCTTCACCGGATTGCATTTTCTCTTTTTGAATTGCTAAAGATTCTCTTAGAATTCTGTTTTGTTCAATGTTGTGAATGTCGGACGAGCCTTCTGATGGACTCGAACGTTCAGGGCGTCCGATATACTTCACAGGAACACCATTCGGAGCAATCCCTCTAAGCCGAGGTTCAATATACATCCAAGATCCCATGTTTTTCGGTTCTTCTTGCACCCAAACAATCTCTTTTAGATTGTTGTAGCGGGAGAAGATTTCTTTTATCTCCTTTTTCGGGAAAGGATAAAGCTGTTCAACACGAATAATATGGAGCAAGTCTTTCGCATCTTCATAAGAATCTAATTCGGCTTCTAAGTCAACGGCTATTTTACCGCTGCAAAGAATAATACGCTCAATGCGTTCTTTATTTTCACCCAGTCCAGGCTGTTCAAGGATGGTAGAAAATTTGCCTTTCGTAAAAGCTTCCGTCTTCGACGCAACACGCGGGTTTCTAAGCAAGCTTTTTGGTGCCATGACAATTAATGGCCTCCATGCCTCATGAGAAATTCTAGCAGCTTGTAACCGCAATACGTGGAAATATTGCGCGGCCGTTGTCACGTTAACAACAGTCCAGTTATGTTCTGCTGCCTGCTGCAAAAATCTTTCAAGCCTTGCGCTTGAGTGCTCAGGTCCCTGCCCTTCGTAACCATGAGGCAATAGGAGTACGAGTTCAGATTTCTCGCCCCATTTTGCTCTGCCTGCGGCAATAAATTGGTCGATAATGACTTGGGCAACGTTCGCAAAATCGCCAAATTGGGCTTCCCAGATGACAAGCGTGTCTTGAGCATATACGTCGTAGCCATACTCAAATCCCAGCACTGCCGTTTCGGTCAATGGGCTGTTATGAATGGCAAATGACGCTTTTGCTTGTGGGATGGCGTGCAAAGGGACATGGGTTTTTCCTGTATTCGGGTCATGCAGAACAAAATTGCGGTGTGCAAATGTCCCTCGTTCAGAATCTTGGCCCGTCATGCGGATTGGAGTGCCATCCGCCAATATTGTAGCAAAAGCAAACGTTTCAGCTAATGCCCAATCAATTTTCCCGCCGTCGTCAAATGCGTTTTCCCGCCGTTTTAAAATTCGATCCAACTTTGGATAAACGGAGAAGCCTTTAGGATATTTTAAGAGATCGGCGTTAATTTCTTTTAACTTATTTTCTGGAACAGCTGTTTCAATGCCGTACATTGCATTTGTCTCTTGATCATGCGAAATAGGAGACATTAGCTCTGATTTTATTTTTTCATAAGCTTTTTTCAAGTTCGTTTGAACGGTCTCAACAATCTCTTTCGACTTCTCTGATGTAATTATCCCTTCTTTTTCCAATTGATCGGCATATATTTTACGTAATGTCGGGTGTTTATTAACTTTTTGATACATTAATGGTTGTGTAACTATCGGATCGTCCATTTCGTTATGGCCAAGACGCCTATATCCAATTAAGTCAATTAGGAAATCTTTATTGAATTTTTCGCGATATTCGCACGCCATACGCACAGCCGCAATGCACGCCTCAATATCGTCCGCATTCACATGAACAATTGGAATTTCAAAGCCTTTCGCAAGGTCGCTGGCATAAAGGGTCGACCTTGAATCATAGCTTTGTGTCGTAAAGCCGATTCGGTTGTTTGCGATAATATGAATGGAACCGCCTGTCTGGTAGCCTCGCAGTTGGCTTAAGTTTAGCGTTTCCGGTACAACACCTTCACCAGGAAAAGCTGCATCCCCATGAACGAAAACAGCAAGCGCTTTTTTGACATCTTGAACAGGGTATCCTGCAGATTCTCGATTTTCCTGTGCAGCTCTCGTAAACCCTGCAACCACCGGATTGACGAATTCCAAGTGGCTCGGATTATTTGCCAGCCTAATTTTAGCCACAGTTTTTCCCTTTGTAAGTGAACGATTAGCACCCAAATGATATTTTACATCACCAGTCCAACCATAGTTGATTCCCATTGAGCCTTCGGAAGGAACAAGTTCCTTATTCGGTGAACGATGAAATTCTGAGAAAATCTTATGATAAGGTTTTCCAAGAACATGCGCGAGAACATTTAAACGCCCACGGTGGGCCATACCAATTAAAACGCCGCGCGTTCCTTTTTGTACGACCTGAACAACAAGTTCATCAAGCATGGGAACAAGAGCATCCACACCTTCAATGGAGAATCTTTTTTGCCCCACGAATGTCCGTTGAAGAAATTGTTCGAATCCTTCAACCTGAGACAGCCTTTGAAGCAGATCGAGTTTCTTTACTTTATGGATTGGCTTTTGAAGCTCACCTGACTCCACATAGTCAAGAAGCCATTTTCTTTCTTCAATGTTATGAACGTGATCAAATTCAAAACCTAATGTGCTAGTATAGATTTCTCGCAATCGTTTTACCGCATCAAATGCAGTGTGTATGTCATCGTGAGCATCTTTCCATACAAGTTTGGCTGGAATTGACTCTAAATCTTTTTCCGTTAAGTCATACTCAGACAATTTAAGCGATGGCGGCTCACTAGGAGGACCTTCAATTGGATCTATGTTTGCAGCCAAGTGGCCAAAAGTACGAATGTTTCGGACTAGCCTGCCTGCCTCAACGGCCTTATTTGTCATTTCCCAATGGTTCTCTTGTGAGACCATAGGGGCAGTTTCGGCTGGCATAGCGGGAGTATGGCTTTCCATATCTTCAGCTTGAGGAGGAGCACCCCACTGTTCAAAAAGCTCTCTTAATTCCGGCTCAACGGAATTTGGATCATTTTGAAATGCGTCATACTGTTCATAGATGTAACCAAGATTCGGGCCATAAAAATTTTGCCATGGTGAACGATCGTTTGCCGTGCTCTTCATCGGCATGGTGATAGATACCTCCAACTACATTTTATTTTAATAAGATTTATTATTCCCATATCAGTTATACCACTTACATAAAATAACTCAACAGTAAATTTTTATAAAATGATAAGTTTTTTACATAAAGTATTTTTCACTTACCATTGTACCACATTAACCAGGTGTTTTGGACTAATAAAGAAGCTCCTTTCTTGATAAAATGAGGCTTCAATCAGTGAGGGTGGGTTTGGCCCCACTGGTTGTGGATCATGCATACATTGCCACACGATATATCGTGCTTAGCCTGTGAACTTTATGCCCGTTAATGCGGCAAAACAGTTCTCAATGTTTTCACCCCTGTTTTTCTTTCAAAAATGAAGGCTTTTAACGATGCATCTTTTTTGGAAAAACATATGATAAATTGAACGGCGTATCGCGAGATATAGAGGATTTTACGCCTATTTTAGAAAAAAGGAGGTTTAATAATTGGTAGACAATAATCGTCAATGGCAACAAAGGCCTTTTTCGGGCTTTCCGTTTAATGGGCCAATGCCGCCGCAACAGCAAATGCCGACACACCCCCCCTTTTTCCAACAGATGGATCAGCAGCAACTCCAACAGCAACCCGTGAAACGACCCGGTTTTTTAGGCCAATTACAAAAACCCGATGGAAGCTGGGATTTTGATAAAATGATAAACCATGGCGGACAAATTATGAGTATTGTCAACCAAGCAAAGCCATTGGTGAAGCAAATGGGACCATTATTTTCTCTTTTTAAAAGATAAAGACGGTACTATAGATAGAGCCACCGTACAAACGAAACGATGTGGCTCTGTCTACTGACCGTCTTCTTGTTTTCCGAGATTATAAGCATCTGACATCACTTGCGTAAGCAAATGAAGGACAGGCTGTAAATCTTCCATATTAATTTCAATTCCTTTACGATCAAGTAATTCTTTCGCTTCAGGAAGGTATTTCATCGCAATTTGCATAAATTGCATATTTCTTTCTTGTTCTACCATCGGAATGACTTCCTTTCATTCAAAACAAATGTTAATAGAAACCTTAACTTTTTTATACTATGAACAATTGAAAAAATCAAGGATTTTAGTCTGTATTTAATCATAAAGTGAAGGGTTGTGATTCATAACTTTTTGCACATGCTCGTTATATTTTTTCAACCCTTCCTCTAATGAGTATGAAGGAATAAATGATAGATGGTTTTTAACTTTTTCATTTGAAATATGCTGTTCATCGTTTGATAAGTTATAAATGTCGATTTGCCCAAGTTGGTAACCACGGTTTACCGCAAGCCATATGGCCTCAACAACATCCTCAATATACATCGATTGTCTCTCTAAATCTTTGCATCCTTCTAACTCAAGAATCGCCTTATGTTTCGTTTGGAGAAGGTCGTGCAATAATGAATTGCTTTCAAGCCAAGGGCCATAGACAAAGGGCAATCGAAAAATGATGAGTGGAAACTTCCCTTTTTTCGCTTCATCCAATAATAATGCCTCTTCCTGCATTTTTCTTTTGCCAAATGTTGATTCCGGTTTTAGCGAGGTTTCTTCTGTAATAAGGCTTTCTTGTTTTTCATAAACATCGATGGTTGAAAGAAAAACAAGCGGAATTTGTTCTTGAGCACAAAAAGCAGTCACTTGATCTACATTAGCAACATGTAAAGGCCAATCTGCAAAATGAAAGAAAACATCCGCACCACTTATGGCATCAAGATGATTTAGATCAGCTTGTTCTTGATCGATAAATTGAAACAACGAATTTCTTCCAATGGATAACAACATTTCTTCCTTAACCTTCCGGTTGTCCTTTAATGAATCGATTCCAATCACTTCAACGCTTTCCTCCAACAATCGCACACAAGTATGAAACCCGAAGAACTCTAATGCACCAGTAACAACTGCCTTTTGCATGTCTTCCTCCCCGATTGAAATGATAACAAGCGATAGATGTTTAAAATTTATGCAGGGCTTTGTCAACTTTACGACAGTTTCATTCTTTTGTATTAAAATTCCGTATGATATCCTTCTTTTTTAAAAAAGTATATGGTAAAATAATGTCGGAATATTAACGGATCTGAGGTGAGAAAATGCGTTTTATTATGACCTTCATTGTTTCTTTTCTTTTGATTCAAATGGTTTATTATGTACTTGGAAATATGAACAGTGTAACGTATAGCTTTGCGAATGCGACGATTATGAGTATTATATTTGGTATTCTTGCCATTGTGATTGGAGAATCAACGGTTTCTGAACCAGATGTGTAAGAAAACAAATTCAGTAAAGTGCGTGTTCAAAAAGGAGGACAACGAGAGGCAAGAAGGTCGAGGAAGCGTAGCTCTGAGCACCGCAGCGTATGTTTGTAGGATACGTGAGGAGCGGAAGAGCAAGCTGACGAAGAGATTCGCCGCTTATCGTTCCCGGACTTTTTGAGCATCCTCGTATAGTAAAGTTATTCAGCTTGTGGAGAAACTCTCTTTTCTCTCCACAAGCTTTTTCTTTTTTATCCTCAACTTTTAATGTAGGAATGAATATATAACTAAGGAGAGCCTTTTAATTTTTTAACACGGGTGATCCTAGTTGAAAGATATTCACGTATTATTCCTAGATAATCCGAATCAATTTGCTTTGGAAAAAGCTTTACATTCCCTAGATTTTATGAAAGAACGTGTAGCAGGAGCGACGATTTTTGAAAATCGCCATTCTTTCAAACTTCATTCCCCATCTATTGATATAAAGGTCGAATACAAAACGATTGAGAAAGGAGATTTAGGACAAACATTAAATAACTATGCTCAGACTTTAACATGTAAATATGTTTTATTTTTTTATGGCTACGACTATCTCAGCTCCGCTGCAAATCAACAATCCTTTCATTTAAATCCAACTCAATCCGTTATAACTTATGCGTATAACCTTCAAAATATCGTTATTCAGCGCCCTATTTTTGTAAAAACCTCTGCCCTCCAACAGAAGAAGCTATTATCAAAACAACAAGTTCCCTTTAAAGAGGCTGTATTATCTTCATGGTTAATGGGATTTGCCCCATCAGAAGTCAAAACATTAAAAGAAAACGTTGTAAAGCACATAAGAAAAAAAGCAAACGCAAATGCCCTTCATAAGCAGCTCTTTTTAAAAAAATTCACTTCGCAGCCAAGTCTTTCCCGTGTCAGATTACCTTCCCTTGCCATCATGATTTCTAATTATAATATGGCCCAGTATGTCGAAACGGCTGTTACTTCCTGCATGTTGCAAAATGAACCAGCTGATCAAATATTGATTGTGGATGACGGTTCGACTGATGGTTCTTACAGCCGTCTAAAAAAATGGGAAAAGATTCCGGGAATACAACTGTTAAGAAAAAAAAATGGAGGAAAAGCTAGAGCGTTGAATCAGCTAATTCCTTATATCGATACGGAATTCGTATTGGAATTGGATGCTGATGATTGGCTTGATCCTGATGCTTTATCGACAATGAAACGACTTTTAAGCGTGCTGCCAAAAAACGCAGTTGTTTTATATGGGAACCTCAAAGTCTGGAAGCAGGGAGCTTCCGGTGAAATGCACTTCAAGGCTACCAATTACGGAAAACCTGTGAAAAATAAACAAGATCTGCTCTCCTATCGTTTTCCATTAGGGCCGCGAATTTATCGAACGTCTTCTTTAAAGGAAAATGGGGGTTTTCCAGTTATCGGATTCCAAGATGGCCGGCTTTACGAAGATGTAAGTATTTTAAACGGCCTAATTAAAAAAGGACAGTTGTATTACCAAGATTTTACAGTCTACAATGTGAGAGAACATAATTCAAGTATTACAAAAAAAAATCATCCCAATTGGAATGATTTTAAGAAATATCTTACCTAGGCAGCTGCGGGAAAGCGAACGAAGTTGATTGCTCCTAATGAGATGCTAATCGTTATGTTAATACCGTACCCAGTATTTTGAACCACGATAACGATAGGGCCTATTTGAAGCATGAGCCCATCTATAAGATTCGTATTTGTTGCAATCTCAGCTTGCGCGCCCGCTCGCCTTGCTAACTCTTTTTGAAACGTGGATTCAAACATTCAATAACCTCCTTTATTGTTCACTTACGCTTTCAATTTGATCAAAAGGAATCAAAACTTGAGAGCCATCCCCTTCAATCATCGCAACATAATCATCTTTAACAGCAGCTACTGTTCCGGTAACCGTATCGAAAGCTGTTGTTACCGCTGCCTGTTTATTGAGTAGATTTGAAAGTACTTCCTTGATTGAACCAGGAGTGCCAGGCTCTGTCGGGGGTGAGGGAATTAAATCTGGCAGCGTAATTCCTAAGTCGATGCCAGGCAAGTTTATAGATATATTGGAATTCTCAGCTACATTGTTTAAATTTTGAGAGATTTGACTTAGAAGCATGGTAAGCAATCTTTGCCTTGTTTCACTATTTAATGCCAACTCAATCATCCTTTCTTCTTTTACTTTATTTATATGCTTTTCCAGAACTCGTTGAATAGGAGGCTTCATCAACTTTCATGACAAATCCGCATCCGTACCCCACAAATACACACACCATGACTCTATGTTCCATACATTGTTTTTAAAAAATGTCGTGCGCCCAATTACTAAAGCGGGTAAATGATATAAGTTCATCTCCCCTCTCTTCACCATCTCATACTGTGTTCTAATCCATCCCCCTTTTTATAGTTTATGTAAGGGTGGCATGAAGGAATAAGCAACTCACCTAACGAAGTGCAATTTCAGCATTTGAAGCATATCGAAGCATTGACCTAGATACAACGCATCACATAGCCG includes these proteins:
- a CDS encoding DUF2642 domain-containing protein, with the protein product MALNSETRQRLLTMLLSQISQNLNNVAENSNISINLPGIDLGITLPDLIPSPPTEPGTPGSIKEVLSNLLNKQAAVTTAFDTVTGTVAAVKDDYVAMIEGDGSQVLIPFDQIESVSEQ